In Chiloscyllium punctatum isolate Juve2018m chromosome 10, sChiPun1.3, whole genome shotgun sequence, a single window of DNA contains:
- the bcs1l gene encoding mitochondrial chaperone BCS1 isoform X1 — MPFSDFVLALKDNPYFGAGFGLVGVGTALALARKGAQFGMVAFRRHCMITLEVTSRDKSYHWLLNWITHHAKRTQHLSVETSYLQHESGRISTTFDFVPSPGNHFIWYKSKWLRVERNREKQMIDLHTGTPWETVTLTSLGSNRQVFFDILREAKDLALKQQEGKTVMYTAMGAEWRPFGFPRRRRPLDSVVLDKGISENIVRDVKDFIGNPKWYTDRGIPYRRGYLLYGPPGCGKSSFITALAGELEYSICLMSLSDRSLTDDRLNHLLSVAPQQSIVLLEDVDAAFVNRDLAKENPTRYEGMGRLTFSGLLNALDGVASAEARLVFMTTNHLDRLDPALIRPGRVDHKQFVGYCSHWQLSQMFQRFYPEQPAARAEEFADRALAVSDTISAAQVQGHFLLYKLEPLQAIENVQRIIM, encoded by the exons ATGCCTTTCTCAGACTTTGTTCTGGCCCTGAAAGATAACCCATACTTTGGGGCTGGTTTTGGCCTGGTCGGGGTAGGAACAGCCCTAGCGCTGGCTCGCAAAGGGGCGCAGTTTGGGATGGTGGCCTTCAGGAGGCACTGTATGATCACGCTGGAGGTGACCAGTCGAGACAAGAGCTACCACTGGTTACTCAACTGGATCACGCACCATGCCAAACGGACACAACACCTTAGTGTTGAGACATCCTACCTCCAACACGAGAGCGGCAGAATCAGCACAACCTTCGACTTTGTTCCCAGCCCAGGAAACCACTTCATCTG GTACAAGAGCAAATGGCTTCGGGTGGAGAGAAACCGGGAGAAGCAGATGATCGACCTGCACACAGGTACCCCGTGGGAGACCGTCACCCTCACCTCATTGGGCAGTAACCGTCAGGTCTTCTTTGATATTTTAAGGGAAG CAAAGGACCTGGCTCTGAAGCAGCAGGAAGGCAAAACGGTGATGTATACGGCGATGGGAGCAGAATGGCGACCTTTTGGATTCCCGAGGCGCAGGCGGCCCCTAGATTCTGTTGTGCTGGATAAAGGAATCTCCGAAAACATTGTCCGTGATGTCAAGGATTTCATCGGGAATCCCAAGTGGTACACAGACCGGG GGATTCCTTACCGACGTGGGTATTTGTTGTATGGCCCGCCTGGATGTGGGAAAAGTAGTTTCAT CACAGCGCTGGCTGGAGAGCTGGAATACAGCATCTGTCTGATGAGCCTGAGTGACAGGAGCCTGACTGATGACCGACTCAATCACCTGCTCAGCGTGGCGCCCCAGCAGAGCATCGTCCTATTGGAGGATGTAGATGCGGCCTTCGTCAACCGGGACTTGGCCAAAGAAA ACCCTACGAGGTACGAAGGAATGGGCCGTCTGACATTCAGCGGTTTGCTCAACGCACTCGATGGTGTGGCCTCGGCTGAGGCAAGGCTCGTGTTCATGACCACAAACCACCTGGACAG GCTGGATCCTGCTCTGATCCGTCCAGGACGAGTGGACCACAAGCAATTTGTTGGTTACTGCTCCCACTGGCAGCTCTCCCAGATGTTCCAGCGGTTCTACCCAGAGCAGCCAGCAGCGAGGGCAGAGGAGTTTGCAGACAGAGCACTGGCCGTCTCTGATACCATCAGTGCTGCCCAGGTACAGGGGCACTTCTTACTGTACAAACTGGAACCTCTCCAAGCCATTGAgaatgtccagcgtatcatcatGTAA
- the bcs1l gene encoding mitochondrial chaperone BCS1 isoform X2, translated as MIDLHTGTPWETVTLTSLGSNRQVFFDILREAKDLALKQQEGKTVMYTAMGAEWRPFGFPRRRRPLDSVVLDKGISENIVRDVKDFIGNPKWYTDRGIPYRRGYLLYGPPGCGKSSFITALAGELEYSICLMSLSDRSLTDDRLNHLLSVAPQQSIVLLEDVDAAFVNRDLAKENPTRYEGMGRLTFSGLLNALDGVASAEARLVFMTTNHLDRLDPALIRPGRVDHKQFVGYCSHWQLSQMFQRFYPEQPAARAEEFADRALAVSDTISAAQVQGHFLLYKLEPLQAIENVQRIIM; from the exons ATGATCGACCTGCACACAGGTACCCCGTGGGAGACCGTCACCCTCACCTCATTGGGCAGTAACCGTCAGGTCTTCTTTGATATTTTAAGGGAAG CAAAGGACCTGGCTCTGAAGCAGCAGGAAGGCAAAACGGTGATGTATACGGCGATGGGAGCAGAATGGCGACCTTTTGGATTCCCGAGGCGCAGGCGGCCCCTAGATTCTGTTGTGCTGGATAAAGGAATCTCCGAAAACATTGTCCGTGATGTCAAGGATTTCATCGGGAATCCCAAGTGGTACACAGACCGGG GGATTCCTTACCGACGTGGGTATTTGTTGTATGGCCCGCCTGGATGTGGGAAAAGTAGTTTCAT CACAGCGCTGGCTGGAGAGCTGGAATACAGCATCTGTCTGATGAGCCTGAGTGACAGGAGCCTGACTGATGACCGACTCAATCACCTGCTCAGCGTGGCGCCCCAGCAGAGCATCGTCCTATTGGAGGATGTAGATGCGGCCTTCGTCAACCGGGACTTGGCCAAAGAAA ACCCTACGAGGTACGAAGGAATGGGCCGTCTGACATTCAGCGGTTTGCTCAACGCACTCGATGGTGTGGCCTCGGCTGAGGCAAGGCTCGTGTTCATGACCACAAACCACCTGGACAG GCTGGATCCTGCTCTGATCCGTCCAGGACGAGTGGACCACAAGCAATTTGTTGGTTACTGCTCCCACTGGCAGCTCTCCCAGATGTTCCAGCGGTTCTACCCAGAGCAGCCAGCAGCGAGGGCAGAGGAGTTTGCAGACAGAGCACTGGCCGTCTCTGATACCATCAGTGCTGCCCAGGTACAGGGGCACTTCTTACTGTACAAACTGGAACCTCTCCAAGCCATTGAgaatgtccagcgtatcatcatGTAA